The following are encoded together in the Populus trichocarpa isolate Nisqually-1 chromosome 5, P.trichocarpa_v4.1, whole genome shotgun sequence genome:
- the LOC7492092 gene encoding SKP1-like protein 14 has translation MSSSIDSPTLTTETTQLSPQPDTETAQPTKKITLKSSDNQIFEVEEAVAMEFATVKSFFEDSPSSTDTVPLPNVTAKPLSQVIEFCKEQIKFKANPDEAQKKKYHSEFLKEKSDKDLVDMIPVANYLEIKDLLDVLNQAVADRIENKSVEYVRSFFGIDNDFTAEEEAALRQEHAWAYEGVDED, from the coding sequence ATGTCTTCCTCGATCGATAGTCCCACCCTGACGACCGAGACCACCCAGCTTTCACCCCAACCAGACACTGAAACAGCCCAACCCACCAAGAAAATCACCCTCAAAAGCTCTGATAACCAGATCTTTGAAGTAGAAGAAGCTGTAGCCATGGAATTTGCGACTGTGAAATCTTTCTTTGAAGACTCACCGTCATCGACCGACACTGTGCCACTCCCTAATGTGACGGCCAAGCCACTGTCCCAAGTTATAGAGTTCTGCAAGGAGCAAATAAAGTTTAAAGCAAACCCAGatgaagcacagaaaaaaaAGTACCATTCGGAGTTTCTTAAAGAAAAGAGTGACAAAGATCTGGTGGATATGATTCCGGTGGCTAACTATTTGGAGATTAAAGATTTGCTTGATGTGCTTAACCAGGCTGTTGCTGATAGGATTGAGAACAAGAGTGTTGAATATGTGAGAAGCTTCTTTGGGATTGACAACGATTTTACTGCTGAAGAAGAGGCTGCGCTTCGTCAAGAACATGCTTGGGCTTATGAAGGTGTTGATGAGGACTAA
- the LOC7492093 gene encoding nuclear transcription factor Y subunit C-2: MDQSEQTQQQQSQQQQQQPVMGVAASAGQVAYASTPYQTAPMVASGTPSIAIPSQTQPPATFSNSPHQLTYQQAQHFHHQQQQQQLQMFWTNQMHEIEQTTDFKNHSLPLARIKKIMKADEDVRMISAEAPVIFAKACEMFILELTLRSWIHTEENKRRTLQKNDIAAAISRTDVFDFLVDIIPRDELKEEGLGVTKSTIPVVGSPADLPYYYVPQHPVGPPGMIMGNPVDQAATYGAQQPRPPMAFMPWPQPQPQQPQQRQSDT, translated from the coding sequence ATGGACCAATCAGAACAAACTCAACAGCAACAgtcccagcagcagcagcagcaaccagTAATGGGAGTAGCAGCTAGTGCAGGTCAGGTGGCCTATGCCTCTACTCCCTACCAAACTGCTCCAATGGTGGCTTCTGGGACTCCTTCCATAGCCATTCCCTCCCAAACTCAGCCTCCAGCCACCTTCTCTAATTCACCCCACCAGCTTACCTACCAGCAAGCCCAACATTTCCACCAccaacagcagcaacagcagcttCAGATGTTCTGGACTAACCAAATGCATGAAATTGAACAAACAACTGACTTCAAGAACCATAGCCTTCCACTTGCTCGGATTAAGAAGATAATGAAAGCTGATGAAGATGTACGAATGATTTCAGCAGAGGCTCCTGTTATTTTTGCCAAAGCATGTGAAATGTTCATCTTGGAGCTCACTCTGCGCTCTTGGATCCACACAGAAGAGAACAAAAGGAGGACACTACAAAAGAATGATATTGCAGCTGCAATTTCCAGGACTGATGTTTTTGATTTCTTGGTTGATATTATTCCAAGAGATGAGTTGAAAGAGGAGGGTCTTGGGGTCACTAAATCAACTATTCCTGTTGTTGGCTCTCCAGCTGATCTTCCTTACTATTATGTTCCTCAACATCCTGTGGGACCTCCAGGGATGATCATGGGAAATCCAGTTGATCAAGCAGCTACCTATGGAGCCCAGCAGCCACGACCTCCAATGGCATTCATGCCATGGCCACAACCTCAACCACAACAACCTCAACAACGGCAAAGCGACACCTGA